In Cryptomeria japonica chromosome 5, Sugi_1.0, whole genome shotgun sequence, the genomic window gtcaatgatgatgttgatcttgatcttcctagtgacccatatgatgctattgctgattattagttgtgtcattttattgttgaacggttgagccagtgaacaatgaattcgatatctatcataacattcaaagtttgtaattttgttatagacttatagttatatcaatatgaatcatatatgatagttccaagttttgtttagcatatggatgatatgtgggattctaaatttaatttttgtttctacttattagagtgtatatatgtatatatttatgatttttacctTTTTTTGTACGGACGTACCCATACGTACCCAGGCCCCCCCTAAAAAAAATGCCGTACCAGCGTACCGTACCcacgtacccgtacccgtacccgtacccgtaccggCAACTTAGCTTCACTGTAAAATTTTCGTTTGCAATTCTTATACTAATTCTTGGTTcactcccaaagttccaaaactttgcccaccattgtttttccttggTAACTGTTGGGTGAGGTTATGGAGTTACTTTAATGTGGTGTAACATAAGCTTGGACTAAATTCTTGGCTTGGACGGCCCTCTGTGTGCTTTGTCAGCTACATGCTTTTTCTCAGTTTCATTGACTATTTTTGGCCACTTATGGATGTTAATGTCTAGATGAAATGCTTAAGATAATCGGGAAACCTTGAATATATCCAATTAAACCTGACTCACGATTGAATATAATTTCCctgttttttttatcaaattagaGGCTGTGATTATCTTGAATCCTGGCATTTGAAGTGGCAGGGATATCGAAGCTCTAGGTGTTATGACCTGTAGATTGATGCCTTTTTAGCTGGTGAAATTTGAGAGTTCTGCTTTAAATAAGTCAGCGAATTTTTTGCCTCGACGTATCTGTTTGACTTTGTTTggaacatggtgtttatttttggTGGTAGAGATATGTGGTCTTATCTGTTTGCTTCCAAATTATGGAGATTTCTTAACCAAGCACTAAGAAATTAGAATCCAACCCCAACTGACTGGTTTATAAAGCAATCTGTCATTATTATTGTGTGGCTCCTGTGTTCCGGGACTACTTCAATATGGTTTTCTAATTACTGGCAGCATTCTctcagagaaatttttttttttctctgttCTCGAGCAACGTTTGTTTGCTGAGTAAGCGATGGTGTAAAATATTTTATCCTTAAGAACTGAGCATTTGCATCAGTTTTTGCAGTCTGATATTCCAGGCAATCCAAGAGGGAATATCtttaatatttatccaaattcttATGAAGAATTTTGCAGTTGGATGGTCATAACCTTATATGTCGATTTGTCAGAGAAGAGCCAAATGTTTTGGTAGCGATAGATTTGCCGGTGCCCTATACGGCTGCAAAGTTAGGTTATTGCTTTCCCAGTTCATCTTGTTTTCTGTGTGAATCCCCAATAATTATTAATAAGTTACTATTATATTTGTATCTGTTTGGTTAAATTTTTAAACTGTCTGACATCCTCATTTGTTCATTTGAAGTTGCAGTGTAAAGTACAGAAGAAGTTTGGAGATGGCTGCATCAATCAAGCTTTCCACCGTTTCCTTTTCTTCCTTGCAGCCTTGTTCTAGTATCAGACAGCCTTTAATGCCGATAAAAATAGGATGCACAAAGTCAATAGTTTTGGTTTCTCAGAAGAAGAAACAAAACGGAACACAGAGTCGCCTTCAAAGGCATTTGAAAGTTAAAGCTTTGGATGCTGCACAACCATTTGATTACGAATCCAAGAGAATTAATGAGATTGAGAACAATAGTAAGTTAAAGATTGGCATAGTGGGGTTTGGCAATTTTGGTCAGTTTCTTGCAAAGACCATTGTCGGGCAAGGCCATACCGTATTGGCTCATTCTCGAAGAGATTATAGTGAGGTTGCACAGAAGATGGGTGTTTCTTTTTACATGGATCAAGATGATTTTTGTGAGGAGCATCCTGAGGTTATATTGCTATGTTCATCTATAATCTCAACTGAGTctgttttgagattgttaccgactCAAAGATTAAAGAGAAATACATTATTTGTAGATGTCCTTTCGGTCAAAGAGTTTCCTCGCAATCTATTTTTACAGGTGCTTCCCTCTGAATTTGATATATTGTGCACCCATCCTATGTTTGGCCCTGAGAGTGGTAAAGCTGGGTGGAGCGGTCTTCCTTTGGTCTATGATAAAGTTAGGATTGGACAAGGATTGAGAGCTGAGCGCTGTCAGCAGTTTTTGAATATATTTGCAAAAGAAGGCTGCAGGATGGTTGAGATGTCCTGTGCGGAACACGATCGCCATGCTGCTGAAACTCAATTCATTACACACACTGTTGGGAGGATGTTAGGGAATTTGAATTTAGAATCCACCCCAATAAATACTAAAGGATATGAGTCATTACTTCGAATTGTTGAGAACACTGCTGGTGACAGCTTTGATCTTTATTATGGTTTGTTTAT contains:
- the LOC131065394 gene encoding arogenate dehydrogenase 2, chloroplastic, with protein sequence MAASIKLSTVSFSSLQPCSSIRQPLMPIKIGCTKSIVLVSQKKKQNGTQSRLQRHLKVKALDAAQPFDYESKRINEIENNSKLKIGIVGFGNFGQFLAKTIVGQGHTVLAHSRRDYSEVAQKMGVSFYMDQDDFCEEHPEVILLCSSIISTESVLRLLPTQRLKRNTLFVDVLSVKEFPRNLFLQVLPSEFDILCTHPMFGPESGKAGWSGLPLVYDKVRIGQGLRAERCQQFLNIFAKEGCRMVEMSCAEHDRHAAETQFITHTVGRMLGNLNLESTPINTKGYESLLRIVENTAGDSFDLYYGLFMYNVNATEQLERLEMAFDALKKQLVGRLHKILRTQLFDGVARGEVSEQSSSLADPQNPTSDTTIPLRTK